Sequence from the Epinephelus moara isolate mb chromosome 19, YSFRI_EMoa_1.0, whole genome shotgun sequence genome:
AGGGACACAGGACGTGGTCAAGAGGGGAAATGTTCTCATCAACATTTTGGTAAATGTTAACATGAATTTCTGGACATGCTGTTAAGTCATTTTGGAATGAAACTCTTCACATGTATAAACATATCTGTACAAGCACCgtttgtaaaacacacacacacatactgtaactaaacacagacacactcacacgcacacagtaGCCTACTGCACATACACATTACCACACGCCACAACCGAACggtacattaaaatatttatctcaAAACGCCATTTAATTGTTCAATGCATAATTCAAACTGCAGGTTGTTGAGAAGTGcaacatgtttcattttaacCTTGATAAAATGCACCTTGCGAGAAGACTGACAACATGCATTTTATATTATATGTTCTGCTGTAGGATCTGATTTGGCTGTTAATCTGATGTGCTTTTTTACAGTACAAAAGAGGGAAAggttgcattttcttttcaaacacacacacacacacacaaaaaatcaatttaaattaaaataaagtcaaatattGAGTGTGTATCTGCTGTGGattaaagaaaattaatttaTCATGACATGCTGATGCTCAGAAACGTCACACCTCGTGTTTTTGCAGAGTAAACACTGAATATCTCCTTCACACAAACATCTCTTTGTTGACCCACATGAGCGTGCGCGTGTCGTTGGGTTTGCACTCGTACTCGATGCTGTTGAAGCTGTTTCCCCACTGGCAGTGGTCCCTCTTGTTGTAGTTGTAGTACTTCACCTGCCACACCGTTTCAAACATTCCCGCCTCTGTGAACTGAaggaagaaaacatgaacagatgagtgtgtgagtggacagatgggaacacacacacactcacaagaaGCCCACATAGACACTCACACTATGTGTAAAATCATGTGAAGGTGAAATGAAGAGGAGGCGTACTCATCTGACagatggatacacacacacacacacacacacacacacaccccataTCATCCCAGAGGCCCCAGGGTGTGAACTGGACATATGggcaggacacacacaaacatgtcaaaccaaataaaatgttatttgtaAGAATGTTTGAACCTGTAGTTCTGCTGTCAACTATCCGCCTTGTTACAAGGTTAATGACAAAATCtattaaaataaattcatataCGTGAAGATTAGAGTTGAGAATTTTGGTAAGTGATTGATCCTTTAACTCGATTTTTGAGCCAAAAAGGAGGCAAAATTCTGCTCTATGGTAGTAAATTAAATCCTTTGGGTTTTGAAGCATTGGTCccacaaaacaagacacttgatgacatcaccatgTGCTCTAGCAAAATGTGACTTTTAAATATGCTGACATTTTATACACCAAACAGTTAAATGAGAAAACACGCAGTAGATGCATTGATAAAGGAAATAATCCTTAGCTGCAGCCTTAATTATGTCAGCTTCAACACCTGCAAGATCCATTCATGAATACATCCATGATTACTCTACCTAAACTGTAACCATGGAAACACCTGTGGCTatcactgaagaaaaactgtaattatGATTGAAGGTGTTGGTAGCTGGCATTGATTTCAGCTAAACCATAAGCTGAGCAACATAAAGACATCTAGTAAGGCATTTAGCACCTTTAGGGTAACAGGAACACGCTGAGACAGTCGTGGAAGACGTGAAGCAGTTGTAAACTAAAGTGATCACTCTGTGATTAAAGGATGAAGCTGCAGATGAtcttatttttagttttgtcaacaaatcccatgagaAGACCAAAGGTATACGcttatcagccaaaaagccatcgGAATATaaaggagagtatacccacttcctcctctgtaacctacccatctacctagtcgtacacccacctcatcaactatcACTGCAACACTGATGCAttagtgtcaaaaactgcagttcctctaatggccacttggggatggctccagaagtgagtcaatccccaaagactcccatgttaaaatgctcagctttacagcagaaataaacatgtttacttcctggtacacaaatggttttggtctgtaaaattaatttcctcattcatgacaactgtatggctTAAATTTTGttgaggcttaaagttatgcgcAGTTAAGGGCGTgaccactttgagtgacaggctttcTGTCAAGGCGTCGCTACAGTCGTGAGTCATCCACCTCTTGCTCCTCAATCGCTCTACTCTCTTGTCCACATATGGTCATATGTGgcttcaaaaaatccaagatggcgacggccaacatgtcaaacttgaggcttcaaaacagtagtccacaatccacaaaccaatgggtgatgtcataaTGGCTGCGTCCATTATATTTATACACTCTATGGTTCGCTCATTTCTCTAAACTTTCTGGCATACCCTCacggcacagaggaataagctaTGTTTGGAATTGGCTTCACAGATAATACTTTGGGTCTTTATACTTATTCCTTTTGTCCAAGGTGACATTAAGTATGAACGACGCATTCGAGAATAAGTGCCTCAACATTCCTTGTTCCACCTGACACAAGTGCCACGCTTAGAATAACATAACTGCCTAACTTCTTGCCTCTGCCTCCAGATTAAAGTTACTCTCCTGTCCATACCTGTATGCTGATTTGAACTGGTTGCCTCTCTCCACTCTTGGTGTGTGCCACCCCTTCTGTGTCGTACTGCCCACTGTAGACCACTGACTGCGGGTCTTTGGACTGCTGCTCCAGGGGGAAGGTCACCCCGCCCACACTCATCGACCTGCAGACAGGTACGCAACACAAGACATCAATCAGTAcgcatttctttattttatttgaacaacttgtcatttattttccagaaCAGGTTACTCTGTGATAGTCAGACAGTGTGGAACCTTATGTGAAGTATAATCTAAACAAATGATAAAGGCCTGTGTGCACAGTTGTGCTCAGGAACGTTATCATTAGCCTTAGAGACTGGATGGTTTAATGCCACCCCAGAGGAGGATagaatttgtttgttgtgtgattTAGGTGACGCAGAGAATGAGGTTCACTTCCTGGTTTACTGTCCTGTATATGAAGACATAAGGAATGTACTTTTCAGTAAGATGACCTCTATCTGtgttgatttcttttggctGGATGATCATGAAAAATTTGAGTTTAACATGTACTTTTGATTGTTACTGTAACGTCAttgtaatggtgtcttgtaaacccATGAGGGTCGGGCACATGTAAGTGTGCATGACCCAAatgaaaatcaatcaaatcaaaaattGCTGTAAGAGGTTTTGGATTCTTCCAAGCGTTTTAGAAagagcttaaaaaaaacaagcaaactgaGAGACCCGGGCAACACCAGAATGTATGAGCTAGTGTTGCGGGGGAGCTTTTACATCTATTACAAGAATCATCATCTTTGAGATTTTGATTTTAGATAGATGAAGTCTGTGTACCACCTCAAATTGAATCAGGCCATGCCTGGCAcataacctcctgagaccccgaACTTATGTTTggttcacatttttaatttctcccagatATTTGAGATCAGTAGAACCCAATAAGTattaaaaaccaaacactgtcaatgataataaagtcctgatgtcttcaaacgagtacatcctaattaacagcgtcttagcttgttatTGTTGCTATCAGTCTACacacattattaatcataaataaacaagtgtcAACCATAACACGTGATCAgcttttgtccacttttgtgttgtgactggctgcagactgacttggcagagatggctgccatcttgtttttacatggattagtgcaTTGTgttcttactaccactagatggcacaaaaacgTGTCCACgcacgaggacaacaggtctgggttaggtagaatgaagtataaggtcaagtaaacccaaaatgtgacgtcctcacatgaggacacagggtctcaggaggatattgaTGAGGTGTGTATTCTCGAGTATATCTAACCACTCAGCATCTGTAAATGGTAAGTTCAGATCCACCTGCCACGCCTCTTTCAGTGCATCAAGAGATTTTGTCTGTAAAGATGAAAGTTTAAAATACATAACAGATAATGTGCTTTTGAGAGATGGAGCTGTTGGAAATTGAATATCTAGAGGCTGCTGTTCAGGGATTGATGGAAATGAACCTGTATGTTTACGAGCCCAATCTTGAACCTGCAAATATCTAAAATAATGTGTCCTTGGAATATCAAGTTTAGCTCTCAGCTGAACGAATGAAAGTAATGTACATATCCTTAAATGAGACAATAGCCTACCTTTCTCACGCCAGACTGGGACAGACTCATCATAAAGTGACACATAGACGAGAAGTATCCAAGAATATTTGATTGACTGGATATATTTCAGATCACACATGCCATTTTAAAGCACAAAGTCAAAGATTATAAATTCAAAAGTTGTATCTCTAATAAAGTGCTAAAATAGATAAACTGCCACTGTGAGCTTCAATCCCTCCGAtccattttttatatattaatttgaatgtatttgtatttatatgcAGACAGGATTTCTTGTTGACAAGTAGTGGAATCAGTCCACAGCTGTGTCTCATGAGCATGCCCCAAATTCAGTGCAACATCTCCAATGCATCATCGCCTGTGTGACCTATTTTTACACCAGAGTGCTGCTGAGGCGTTTCCCTCTCTGATATTTACATGTTCAACACTAATCCTTATTTGGACATGGACGAACAACAACAGTCATTACATAATCATTTACTGCAGGCAAATCACAGGAGGGCACTAACACAAAACCCCAAACCCTGGAGTCCTAATCTGTGCTGGATTTGATGTGCAGCCAATTGGGGTTTATGTTGCATTCACTTGCACCTCGTAAAATCGTACTTTGGAGTACTTCACTTGGAAAAGGGGACTTGTTGAGTGCTAaaatgcaggattttttttatcagatgTATATTTTAGTGCGATACTTATATACCAAGGCGTAtaagaaacattttaaagtgattttgtgttttggttGCAGCTTGGAAATGACGAGAAGCTTCACTTTTCTTCCACTTCATGTGCGGTATCATCTTTATAATCCTACTGTCCCTGAATGCGGCATTAAAATCTGCACTTGCCTTTTGTTAAGGTCACTATCATTGCATGCGAGGTGTGAGCCTCTTCCTTGGATCTTTAATTAGCCGACGCTTTATATTTATAGGCCTATACTCTATTTGTCATTAAAAGCCAAATACTGGGAAGCCCTACAGTCCAGTGAAGCAGTCAAAATCCCAGTGTATTTCATTCTGTGAAGGAAACGTGTTTTACAAAAATAACTTGTGCAGATGAAGCAAACATTGGCATTAACCAATCAAAAATATCCCATATAATAACGTCATCATAATTCTCTAGGGGAAATCTGAGGGACCGTGAATGGTTATGAGCGCTGCTTCATTCAGAAAACACAATCTCCATTATTTGGGAGGCTCCGTGTGTGTCCCTTTCCTCCCATATGTGAAATATATGTTTACATAAATAACCGCCCTAGTGACGTTAAACGTGTTTGTAGCGCTCATCAGAGAATTAAATTatctttgtggtatttttcaGTCGGAAATTGTACGAATATAACAGTCAGGTCGCTGTATTTGTTTTCCAGGATCAATATTACCAAAGCACAACCCACgccttaaacaaacaaacaaataaatagaagGGCTACCTACGTGGCCTCGACCGCTCCTGGTTTAACGACCACCTCGATTTTGTACTTAGACCCGGTCAGCAGCTTGATGGTCCGGGTCTGTCCGAACCTGGCGCCGTCGGACTTGAAGTGCACCGCGGTGTTGTTGGGAAGCATCTTCAGTGAAATCCCAATTTTGACGAGCTGAGGGACGTCGGCCATGTTTCCATAGATATCTGGTCTATCACCAGGATCGAGGGATGTTAGTGACAGGTCTTAAATGTGGTTCACAAATGCCGTGCGGAGAAATCCATAGCAGAGCGCACAGCGGAGTGAAGTGCGCCGCGCTGCGCTCCGTAATCCCGTCTAACCTGCAACCCGGGCTTAATCCCAACCAatgctctctcctcctctctctgaaaATCCCTCTCTCCCAcacccaccctccctcctcactgtcttcctctttACTCCCCAATTAGTGTAATTACAAAGTGTTCTGTCGGCTCTGTGGTTGAATTTCAATCTGTTCAGTGTGCTGAAGTTCTGCCAATTAAAACTCTGAGGATTACTTTAATTGATCCTGGAAGGACTGAGGCTGGGAGTGAGATAAACAAAACAGATAATGAACCCAAATCAGCCCATAATTAGCCCACAACAAACAGACAGCAGGGTGAAAAATGTGGTTAATTATTACATGGGAAAATGTGCatataatatatacacacagtgtTTAGTTCAGGGTCCACCAGATGAGCTACTTTTTTACTTAGAAGAAATAGTTCTTCAAAAGGCTTTGTGGTTTTACAAGGAACCATGACAAGttaggacatcacattttgggtttacttgaccttaaacttcattctgcttaactcagacctgttgtcctcgttcgtggacacttttttgtgccatccaGTGGCAgtgagagcacaatacacttatccatgtaaaaaaacaagatgaggTAAACAAATAATAGctcaggctattatttgcttacctcactgaactcaacaggtcTATATTTGGAACAGGCCTTTAATCCCATTAACAccaaactgttgctcagcaaagatgagaaaatatgatcaaattgtttatttgaaccagtatgaatattacttgcatgaaaattaggcttcaaataAAATGGTAGGTTATGgtggcacagtgatgcagtggttagcattaatgcctcacagcaagagggttcctggttcgaacccaggagtgtggagtttgcatgctctccctgtgtcagagtgggtttcctccaggtactccagcttcctcccacagtccaaagacatgcaggttaactggtgactctaaattgtccgtaggtgtgaatgtgagtgtgaatggttgtctgtctctatgtgtcagccctgtgatagtctggggaccttTCAAGTTCACTCCAGGTGTTTACTTTTGATTGGACAATCTCCCACCAGTCTCGAGCAGTACCCTGGATTACGGTTTTGAAGGTGACAAGAATATCAGCTTCAGAAAGCGACCATTTACTTGTTAATACCAAATGGGCCTATGCTATGAACTATTTTAGGCTGTTATTATTTGTACTACTAATGCAACAATAGGtaaataaaaagtcagaaacTGGTACATGACAAAAGGGCGTCTTCATTTTTTGATAAAACTTCTTGTTATCCTCAGTATAAAGCTGAAGCTCTAGTTATATAGGAAAGAAACAATCAATATGGATGGAAATGGATGTTGTCTGAAAACTTTAGACAAGTCCTATAAAGTCGTATAATAATATGGACCTGATACAATGATGAGGTCTTTTGAGGGAATACAGGATGATAATGAGACAACATCCATTCCGACCCACATTGATTTCAGACCTGTTAGTCCCTTATGAACCTCTGCATAGTTTGAGATCCTCGGGCAGAGGTCTTCTGCTTATCGCAGAGTCCAGAGTGAAGGCCAGAGAGGACAGGGCTTTAGCCCCCAGGGCCCTGAGGCTCTGGAACAGCCTGCCTGAGGATATAAGGCTGTCTGTATAAGTCTCTCCTAAAAACATGCCTCTATCAGAGAGCATATCCTGactttatctgagctgtctgtctatTTTATCGATATCTTACTGATGTTATTtcccatttattatcttgattttagctTTGTCTTCTCATGTGGGCTGCTCCTGTAATACCAAAGTTTGACCACTAGAGGTCAGGCTTTGATCGCAACAGGAAAAACTCATCACTCGtcttggtttaaaaaaatgttaaagaaaCGTTACGtgctcacatttaaaaataggGGGAACAGCACGTGATGGCGTCATATTGCTGGCGTCATCAAGAGCTTTGGCTGGATAAAGTTCAAATCCGAAATAACTTATGTGTAAAAAGTTGAGCACGGACATAGAGAATGGCAGTGGGTTTGTCTCAAGGCATAACCTTCCACCAcacttttaaatttaaattgtgCCAAAACCCCTGTGCGTGAATGGACATGGGTGCGTTTATATGTAACTTGGACAGCagaatatttttgttatttaatagtAACAGGTTGGAAAGACACAGACAAGAaacaaaagtaaagaaaaagtaGTCATTGCTCTTCTCGGGTCACATGGTCGGTCATCAGGGGACAGTGACGCAGCTGCTCACAGTCTAATCAGAAAGCGTGCGCGGTTCTGGCTCTTTGGCACCAAACCAACCCTCACCGTCTCTTTTGCTGCTGAAGCCGCAACAGATTCATTGTAAAGTTTGGTTCTCTCAATATGAACTAATGTCGAGGTGGTGTTCTGTCTGAAGCCAATTATGTGATGCAGTTTTACCGCGTAAAAACCGTCTCATAATATCTTTAATTATACCAGTAACTTCATGTCAGCTCCCTCCATGCAAAAGAAATGACTTTATTTCTGTGTAGAAGTGTTTCAAAGCAGCATTGTTTGAATTGCAGATGAAGTGGACTTGATATTTTATGATAAACGAATTAAAATGATCACGCGGGTTGTTTTGGGCGATTCCCGGGCAATTTCCGCGCTTGCGTAAAACATGCGTCATCGGTGCTCCCTGTCTTTTGACGTTTCTTTAATTAACATGTATAATTCAAATtgaaaaccacagatacatcCGCAGCTCTCGCTGTCCAGATCACCTGCTAACCCAGTGGTTCTGGTGGTGCTGGCCGTGCTGCGCCTGTCTCTGGTGCGTAAAAGAGACCTCTGGTTCGGGGCAGCACCGGCAGGCTCCACACACTTTGACAGAAGGAAGCAAGACGGCGAGTGAGAGTGAGTTGGGGAAGAAAGAGAGTGTGGGAGGGTGGGAGAGCCCTCCCCCCGCCAAATGTCTCGATGGATCCACTCCTTCATAACCCCACTCTTCTCCAGCTTTGCGCAGATGGCCAAAGTGTCCAAACCGGACTGTGAATGTGCTCACACGCGGCCACAGGATGACAACATGAGAGCAGATTAGTCATTTAACTCTTCACCCTCTGCTTTGTTTTACTGAGTGTAACAGTGAAAGTCAAAGTAGTGAAACACCCAGCGCAGGAGCACTTGGCTACATGTGAATGTCTGCCGGTCTCCCAGCGCACTGCGCTGGTGATGCCATGCCACGAAGTCACACCGGCGACGAGAGCAGCGGCACCGGGCTCTGGCTTAAGACCTCGACAGGACGCCGGGTGCAGGACTACGCGCTGAAAGATGTGGAGTCTGGGCGGAGGACGATGAATAACGCGGTGCGGGTCGGGGACGGTCTCCTGTCTCCCGCCACGGCAGGTGCGGTGGGGTCGGAGAGGAAGCAGGGTGCCCGGCTCAGCCTGCTGGGGAAGCCGCTGACCTACAGCGCGCAGAGCGGCCGCAGGAACGCGCGGTATCGGCGGCTCCAGAATTACCTCTACAACGTGTTGGAGAGACCGAGGGAATGGGCTTTCGTCTACCACGCTTTTGTGTGAGTACTTTTTAGTCATTTATATATTAGTAATCTACACAGAACAAGCCACTTAAATATATCCCTggtctttatttttaattgaataaCAGTTTCCCCACATTTGAAGgctgaatttaaataaaatcaagCACTAAAACAATGAATATTTTCTTAAAGCAGCAATAAAGTGAAAACTTGCTACTGCTTTGTGACAGTATATCAGATTTTAGTTGTTTGCATGTTGTTCACCTGATTATATTGACCAGCTGGGGTcatggtgcacacacacatcgtGGTTTTGAACTGTTTCAAGTTGCATGCAGATGtaatttccaaaaaaaaaaaaaattatatttctgTGCAaacattcacccatttacacTGTTTTCCATTCTCTCCTCCATGCACATCCATCTCCATCCACCCCtgtgcacacacatgaacacaaacatgcacgTTGTTGGTTAAAAATGTCCCGGCTGTGACATTTATTGACCTGATTTCATTCAAATGTTGGTGGATGTGGTGCTGCATCACTGTATGTTATGTGGTCACCTGTTGCTTCAGTCAGTGTGCAGAAACACACCCTGAAACAGTTTAATGACTTGGACTAcaggtgtgtgtgctgctgtgtgagggTACTTTGACATTTACAAAGTACACTCATGGGACGTTGctaaaataattgaaaaactGCACCCAGTCAGTGGTCAGAGCACTACAGTATATTAGGCCCAATCTCACCCTAATCTTTACGTAACACTGGAAGCTCCAGCAGCTTTGGAGCTCTCAGAGAAGGTCAGCACGCTGTCAACTGAAAAGGGTGAATGTAGTATTAACTGCTGCTCCCGTGCAGTGATTTTGAGTCTTTCATCACAGATTTGGACAGAGAGCGCAGGTCTGGGAAAAGTCCTGAAGGGACACTTGTGaaaactgacatgtttcagtTCTTAAATCTAAAACAGCCTTCAGCTGACCATGGCCCGGTTCCTCTGGTGTGAAATCGCTTCACATGGCCAAAATTTCTGATTTTAATTCTcgtttggaaaaaacaaaatactccAATATCCAGTTTCCTCTTTTCTTCATGCAGTTTCAATTAACCAATTTGCAGATTATTGCTAACATTTGGTCTGAGCTTTGCTGCGTTGTGTTTGTCTGAATGAATAGGATTTGTTGTTCTTGTGCCTGATACTGTTTGTGTCCCGAGGGTGCTTGTGAACATGACACACACGCTTACTGTAAACTGGATTAATCCACAACAGTTGTTATCTTGGTTGTGGTCACATCTGAAGAGATAGTGGCTTGGTTGTTGGTTCATGCTGGTGATCGGCAAGATTTCTGTCCTGCACTTTTTGCTGTCTACACGTCCAAGAGATCACCTGTAGGCGTCGCTGTCACTTGATTAAGTTTGGGTTTTCGTAAGTGGCGCTCTTTTCTGTGTCTGCTCAGCGGTGGAGGCAGTTGAAAAAAAGCTATCAGATTTGGAGTGTTTAGtgtcttttgttttaatgaGTACATTAATTTATATGAGCAGAGAGTTGGTGTTTCATCGAAAACCAGGCTCTGCATTGACACAGCTGGTTGTTCCAACAGAATACACACTGTCTGCAAAttgcattatatatatatatacatcatCTACGTATGCACATATCCGTCTGtatctctgtcacacacatacacgagCACGTCCACCAACCACAGCATGGTTGGAGTGATGAAACACCAGCACGTCCACCAACCACAGCATGGTTGGAGTGATGAAACACCACATCCCTTCCCCTCCCAACAGCCCCGCTGGAAGAGGAGCTGCTCTGAGAAGGAGGAAGTGAAGCTGTCAGAGGAGGGGCCGCGGAGCCGGATGTTGACGTTTTATTTGCTCAGGCGGGACAGCTGAGGTCGCAGGGGTTAAGTCGTTACATCTGCTCACAACCACAGCcttaaataaactgtttaagTGAGATAAAGAAACCTCAGTGAGATTAGGAAGATCATCTCACTTTGAGGGCAAATTGACAGAAAGCATGAGtcagtttttatttggtttgttgcagaaaaagaaatgtgaagGATTCTGAAAGAAATCATTGATATGCGTGTTTCTACTGTACACTGCAGTTTCATGTACATAATTTATACCATGATGCAAACAGCGTCCTGTGGCACCCTGTGCATTCACAGAGTACTTAATAAGCTGTCTTAGCTTAGCATTTATGTTGTTGAATTATCTTGACTTTATACTAGTTGGGTTGTTTCCTATTTTCATGGTAATCATTTCGATATCCCAGATGAGGATCCTGGAGAggtttatttattgtcattattacttttttgtcttttgaatTATTCTATTAGCTAACTAACCTGGGTTTCTTGTTTAGGCTGGACTTCACCATATCAGAACAATCACTCATTTTAACCATATCGGCTTTTTATATACGTTGATGGCTCCAAGAGGCAGCAAGACGTGACTGCAGACATCACTTAATTACACAAAAACCAACTcgaagtgagggagttcaagtatctcggggtcttgttcacgtgtgagggtagaatggactAGAATGGAATAGAGCGCtagactgtcgtggtgaagagggagcagagccagaaggcgaagctttcaatttactggtccatttCCGTCCGAACtgtcacctatggtcatgagctctgggtagtgaccaaaagaatgagattgtggacaCCAGCGGCccaaatgagtttcctccgtggggtggctgggctcagccttagggccatttcatagtcgacgcaaaGGCATGCACACGCGAACGCATTGGGACGCATCGAGATGCATTGGCTGCCATGATGCGTGCTtgcgtctcaaaatgtgttgtccattttttttgaTACGCAACGCAGCGACGTGTGTAATACCATGTGTTGCCAGcgggggtgataatgcaagcgacgtacttgaaattaaccactttatgttattcacagaagaagcaggtatgaaatatggcggACGAGAAGGAAAAACTTTGCGAACTCGTACGggcacacccccatttatatgacagttctagCGCCCTGCACTCTAATAAGATAAcagtactagctagctacagcagtacGAGCTAGCCAGAATGTACCGGTGACTCTGCTATCCCCTATTGCACGAGCAATGTATTGCATTTCTAGTGTCACCTGCGTCGCTTGCAttcaatgtgttgactatgaaaggaagtggCTTCGCTTTCTTGCGTTGCgtgcgtcgactatgaaacggcccttagagatagggtaaggagctcagacatccggagggagctcggggtagagccgctgctcctgtGCATTGAAAGGGGTGAGCCTGAGATCTGCGACCCGGTGATTTACAGATAATGGAGGTACGTTTATATAAGTGCAGATTACACAAGTGATTACAGAGGAGTATATTTCACTTACATTTGCATACTTTCAAGTGATTTTTCAATTGCTCTGACACTTCACATTTTTGCGTGAGTTGCTTATGTGTTAAGGCCATGACATCTCATATGTCGTTACGCCAAAAACAATCTGCATAAAAAGACCACAAACACCATTTGGCTAAAGAACTATAAGTGGGCTGCTGTAATGGTGTCTAAGTACTCTGCATTTGtgatcatgtttatttttagctCGTAGAAGGATAATTGACTTCAATTCAAAACAATGGGAGCACTTTGTTTTGAGAGCAAAGTTTATCGAGTGGTTTTTGatcatttacagcagaaagactccaaaacaaactgcctGCAACAGA
This genomic interval carries:
- the cnrip1b gene encoding CB1 cannabinoid receptor-interacting protein 1b codes for the protein MADVPQLVKIGISLKMLPNNTAVHFKSDGARFGQTRTIKLLTGSKYKIEVVVKPGAVEATSMSVGGVTFPLEQQSKDPQSVVYSGQYDTEGVAHTKSGERQPVQISIQFTEAGMFETVWQVKYYNYNKRDHCQWGNSFNSIEYECKPNDTRTLMWVNKEMFV